In a single window of the Cucurbita pepo subsp. pepo cultivar mu-cu-16 chromosome LG18, ASM280686v2, whole genome shotgun sequence genome:
- the LOC111780641 gene encoding transcription factor GTE10-like isoform X2, translating into MAPTVPIEFAGQKESRKYSFSQAMGKSRKYSKGLSFGFVPDYRHAVETVGESEGFGSSGRMDTGISTLDDSRAIKRKRVSMNAEGHDCFGAPLQVFSLSTLSRSERKDLEIRLKLELEQVRVLQKKASNVSSIFAVSSSCNNQSSSDQHRVAPPETFNRSSETVPPAKKLLPSGRNGPSAKRSSSGRFESIKPVVVSASSTATLKQCEQLLQRLMSHQFGWVFNTPVDVVKLNIPDYFNVIKHPMDLGTVKSKIAAGEYTHPVDFAADVRLTFSNAMTYNPPGNDVHTMAKTLSKYFEVRWRTIEKKLPVTTEEQRQVPSASIVHKEAESTLPVPPSKKTKIPTNEPDVQLNTVVKIMTDQQKHKLSVELEALLGELPESIIDFLKEHSSNSQAGEDEIEIDIDALSDDTLFELRKLLDDYMMEKQERTKVEPCVVELRNESGFSNSSVPPCKGDDPIDEDVDIVGGNDPPVSSYPPIEIEKDAVRRDSKCSNSSSSSSESDSGSESLSGSESNAAKALDSNVAPKEILCSETNVDQKQCELGDIEIRNYEESGTGLVEQTTQANTNTIEMDSYQEEGESAPSKRQVSPDRLYRAALLRNRFADTILKAREKALEKGEKRDPEKVRMEREELERQQREEKARLQAEAKAAEDARRKAEAEAAAEAKKKRELDREAARQALLKMEKTVDINENSQFMEDLEMLRASNDEHLPNFTEESSPEHSQNGFGSFKLQGSNPLEQLGLYMKVDEEDEEDEREPPPQSVNKPANDVEEGEID; encoded by the exons ATGGCTCCGACTGTTCCTATAGAGTTTGCTGGACAGAAGGAATCTCGTAAGTATTCATTCTCACAGGCAATGGGGAAATCGAGGAAATATTCCAAAGggctttcttttggttttgttcCAGATTACCGACATGCTGTGGAAACTGTTGGCGAATCAGAAGGGTTTGGGAGCTCTGGACGAATGGATACTGGAATCTCTACTCTTGATGATTCACGGGCCATTAAGAGGAAACGTGTTAGTATGAATGCAGAGGGTCACGATTGTTTTGGTGCTCCGCTTCAAGTTTTTTCTCTATCAACATTGTCTCGATCTGAAAGGAAGGATTTAGAGATAAGGTTAAAGTTAGAACTTGAGCAGGTTCGGGTGCTGCAAAAGAAAGCTTCTAATGTTAGTTCAATTTTTGCCGTCTCATCATCTTGTAATAATCAGAGCTCCAGTGATCAGCACAGGGTAGCTCCCCCAGAGACTTTTAATAGGTCATCCGAGACAGTTCCTCCTGCTAAAAAGCTACTGCCCTCTGGGCGCAATGGCCCTTCTGCTAAAAGGAGCTCATCTGGGCGTTTTGAGTCGATTAAACCAGTTGTTGTGTCTGCTTCCTCGACAGCGACATTGAAACAATGTGAACAGCTGCTGCAACGTTTGATGTCGCATCAATTTGGTTGGGTTTTTAACACCCCAGTGGATGTGGTTAAATTGAATATTCCAGATTACTTTAATGTTATAAAGCATCCAATGGACTTGGGCACTGTGAAGTCGAAGATTGCTGCAGGAGAATACACACATCCTGTGGATTTTGCTGCCGATGTTCGGCTTACTTTCTCAAATGCAATGACTTACAACCCTCCCGGGAATGATGTCCATACCATGGCTAAGACACtaagtaaatattttgaagttaGATGGAGAACTATAGAGAAGAAGCTCCCTGTAACAACTGAAGAACAACGTCAAGTACCTTCAGCCTCAATTGTTCATAAGGAAGCTGAAAGTACTCTGCCCGTGCCACcttcaaaaaagacaaaaataccTACAAATGAACCTGATGTTCAACTAAACACTGTGGTAAAAATCATGACTGACCAGCAGAAGCATAAACTAAGTGTAGAGTTGGAGGCTTTGCTAGGAGAGTTGCCTGAAAGCATCATTGATTTCCTAAAGGAGCACAGTTCTAATTCTCAAGCTGGCGAGGATGAGATTGAAATTGACATCGATGCTCTTAGTGATGATACCTTGTTTGAATTGAGGAAGCTACTGGACGATTATATGATGGAAAAGCAGGAGCGCACAAAGGTTGAACCATGTGTAGTGGAg CTTCGTAACGAATCTGGCTTTAGCAATTCATCGGTGCCACCTTGTAAAG gAGACGATCCTATTGACGAGGATGTTGACATTGTTGGTGGAAATGACCCCCCTGTTTCAAGCTATCCTCCAATAGAGATAGAGAAAGATGCCGTCCGTAGAGATAGTAAATGCAGTAATTCCAGTAGCTCGAGTAGTGAATCAG ATTCTGGCTCAGAAAGTTTATCGGGAAGTGAATCTAATGCTGCTAAAGCTTTAGATAGTAATGTGGCTCCAAAG GAAATTTTGTGTTCTGAAACAAATGTGGATCAGAAGCAATGTGAACTTGGAGAtatagaaattagaaatt ATGAAGAGAGTGGGACTGGTCTAGTTGAGCAAACCACCCAGGCTAATACAAACACGATTGAGATGGATAGCTACCAAGAGGAGG GGGAGAGTGCTCCATCTAAGAGGCAAGTCTCCCCCGACAGGCTTTACCGTGCAGCTTTATTAAGGAATCGTTTTGCTGACACAATACTGAAAGCTCGAGAAAAGGCTCTTGAAAAG GGTGAGAAGAGGGATCCTGAAAAAGTGCGAATGGAGAGGGAAGAACTTGAGAGACAACAAAGAGAAG AGAAAGCCCGGTTGCAAGCAGAGGCAAAAGCTGCAGAGGATGCTCGCAGGAAGGCGGAAGCTGAAGCTGCGGCTGAAGCTAAGAAGAAAAGGGAGTTGGATAGGGAAGCTGCACGTCAGGCTCTACTCAAG ATGGAGAAGACTGTTGATATTAACGAGAACAGTCAATTCATGGAGGATCTAGAAATGCTTAGGGCTTCCAACGACGAGCACCTACCGAACTTCACAGAGGAGTCCAGCCCAGAACATTCTCAGAATGGATTTGGCAGTTTCAAGCTTCAAGGTAGTAACCCCTTGGAACAACTTGGCTTGTACATGAAGGTGGATGAGGAAGATGAGGAGGATGAAAGGGAACCACCCCCCCAAAGTGTTAATAAGCCAGCAAATGAtgttgaagaaggagaaattgATTAG
- the LOC111780428 gene encoding argininosuccinate synthase, chloroplastic-like isoform X2 — protein sequence MTTRLNKVVLAYSGGLDTSVIVPWLREKYGCEGVMELDGLEAKAKASGASQLVVRDLRDEFVEDYVFPCLRAGAIYERKYLLGTSMARPVIAKAMVDVAKEVGADAVAHGCTGKGNDQVRFELTFFALNPKLRVIAPWREWDITGREDAIEYAKRHNVPVPVTKKSIYSRDRNIWHLSHEGDVLEDPTNEPKKDMFMMSVDPEDAPNQPEYVEIDFVSGLPVAVNRKKLSPASLLDHLNEIGGKHGIGRVDMVENRLVGMKSRGVYETPGGTILFTAAPELESLTLDRETIQVKDSLALKYAELVYAGRWFDPLRVAMDGFMEKITATTSGRVRLKLYRGSVTVAGLKSPNSLYRQDISSFENGDVYNQADAAGFIHLYGLPTRVRAMLEHGI from the exons ATGACCACTAGATTGAACAAAGTTGTTTTAGCTTATAGCGGTGGGTTGGACACGTCTGTTATCGTGCCGTGGCTGAG AGAGAAGTACGGGTGTGAG GGAGTGATGGAATTGGATGGTTTGGAAGCGAAGGCCAAAGCAAGCGGAGCCTCTCAACTTGTTGTGAGAGACCTGAGGGATGAATTTGTCGAAGACTACGTGTTCCCATGCTTGCGAGCTGGTGCCATTTATGAGAGGAAATACTTGCTTGGCACTTCCATGGCTCGCCCTGTCATCGCCAAG GCCATGGTGGATGTTGCCAAAGAAGTTGGAGCTGATGCTGTTGCTCATGGTTGCACAGGGAAAGGGAATGATCAG GTACGGTTTGAACTCACATTCTTTGCTCTGAACCCCAAACTACGTGTTATAGCTCCCTGGAGAGAATGGGACATTACTGGAAGAGAAGATGCCATTGAATATGCCAAGAGGCATAACGTGCCCGTCCCCGTCACGAAGAAATCGATATACAGTCGAGACCGGAATATTTGGCACCTTAGTCATGAG GGTGACGTTTTGGAAGATCCTACTAATGAGCCAAAGAAGGACATGTTCATGATGTCTGTTGATCCCGAGGATGCTCCGAACCAACCCGA ATATGTTGAGATTGATTTTGTCTCGGGACTTCCTGTTGCTGTCAATAGAAAAAAGCTGTCACCAGCTTCCCTTCTTGACCACCTCAACGAGATTGGCGGGAAACACGGCATCGGCCGAGTCGACATGGTCGAAAACCGCCTCGTCGGCATGAAGAGCCGAGGTGTGTACGAAACACCAGGAGGAACCATCCTATTCACAGCTGCGCCTGAGCTTGAGTCCTTAACACTCGACCGCGAGACCATACAAGTCAAGGACTCACTTGCCCTCAAGTATGCGGAGCTGGTGTACGCAGGCCGATGGTTCGACCCACTACGAGTGGCCATGGATGGATTCATGGAGAAAATAACCGCAACAACAAGTGGAAGAGTCAGGCTCAAGCTGTACAGAGGTTCGGTGACCGTGGCTGGGCTGAAAAGCCCGAACAGCCTGTACAGGCAAGACATATCCTCGTTTGAGAACGGGGATGTCTACAACCAGGCTGATGCTGCTGGGTTCATTCATCTCTACGGCCTCCCAACCAGGGTCCGAGCAATGCTTGAACATGGAATCTAA
- the LOC111780112 gene encoding nucleolar protein 56-like encodes MTSTYLLYESASGYALFHAHGLDEIGQNTEAIRSSVSDLNRFGKVVKLAAFHPFESALDALKQCNSVSEGLMTDELRSFLEINLPKVKEGKKAKFVLGLAEPKIGSNIFEETKIPCQSNEFVLELLRGVRLHFDKFIKDLKTGDLEKAQLGLGHSYSRAKVKFNVNRVDNMVIQAIFLLDTLDKDINSFSMRVREWYSWHFPELVKIVSDNYLYAKVSKFIEDKSKLAEDKIPALTDIIGDEDKAKEIVEAAKASMGQDLSPIDLINVQQFAQRVMDLSEYRKKLFDYLVAKMNDIAPNLASLIGEVVGARLISHAGSLTNLAKCPSSTLQILGAEKALFRALKTKGNTPKYGLIFHSSFIGRASARNKGRMARYLANKCSIASRIDCFAENSTTTFGEKLREQVEERLDFYDKGIAPRKNIDVMKSAIESADNKATDMDIEEVASEASGKKSKKKKSKASANGEVEDRPSATENGDAKSEKKKKKEKRKLDKETEEEQQQASEMLNGEVNGEEEAGKKKKKKKSKEEDHVAAEDSKKKKKKKSKSEDAE; translated from the exons ATGACGTCGACGTATCTTCTATACGAATCTGCTTCTGGTTATGCTCTGTTTCATGCCCATGGCCTCGACGAAATTGGGCAGAATACTGAAGCCATTCGGAGCTCCGTCTCCGACCTTAACCGCTTCGGCAAGGTCGTGAAGCTTGCTGCTTTTCACCCCTTCGAGTCGGCTCTCGATGCGCTCAAGCAGTGCAACTCGGTCTCCGAAG GGCTCATGACTGATGAGCTTAGGAGTTTTCTGGAAATTAACCTTCCAAAAGTTAAGGAAGGCAAAAAGGCCAAGTTCGTTTTGGGACTCGCTGAACCCAAAATTGGTTCTAACATATTTGAAGAGACTAAAATCCCATGCCAAAGCAATGAGTTCGTTCTGGAGCTTCTTCGTGGTGTGCGACTACACTTTGACAAATTTATCAAGGACCTCAAG ACGGGGGATTTGGAGAAAGCCCAACTTGGTCTGGGACACAGTTACAGTCGAGCAAAGGTCAAGTTCAATGTTAACCGTGTTGATAACATGGTGATTCAAGCTATCTTCCTTCTTGACACTCTAGACAAGGACATTAATTCCTTCTCCATGAGAGTCAG AGAATGGTATTCCTGGCATTTCCCCGAGTTGGTGAAGATTGTCAGTGACAATTATCTTTATGCTAAAGTTTCTAAATTCATTGAGGACAAATCGAAGTTGGCTGAAGATAAAATCCCTGCCTTGACTGATATTATTGGTGATGAAGATAAAGCAAAGGAGATTGTTGAAGCAGCTAAAGCCTCCATGG GCCAGGATTTGTCTCCTATTGACTTGATTAATGTCCAGCAATTCGCACAGAGGGTGATGGATCTATCTGAATACAGGAAGAAGCTTTTTGATTATCTAGTTGCTAAAATGAATGATATTGCTCCCAATTTGGCCTCTTTGATTGGTGAAGTTGTTGGGGcccgtttaatttctcatgCTGGTAGTCTCACAAATTTGGCCAAGTGCCCTTCTTCCACCCTTCAGATTCTCGGTGCTGAGAAAGCACTCTTCAG GGCTTTGAAGACAAAAGGAAACACTCCTAAATATGGTCTGatctttcattcttctttcattgGGCGAGCATCTGCACGGAACAAAGGCCGAATGGCTCGTTATCTTGCAAACAAATGTTCTATTGCATCACGTATTGATTGCTTTGCAG AGAATAGTACCACAACCTTTGGAGAGAAACTTCGTGAGCAAGTTGAAGAGCGCCTTGACTTTTATGACAAGGGAATAGCACCTCGTAAAAACATAGATGTTATGAAATCTGCAATTGAAAGTGCCGATAACAAAG CAACTGATATGGACATAGAAGAAGTGGCAAGTGAAGCTTCAGGGAAAAAgagcaagaaaaagaaatcaaaagctAGTGCGAACGGTGAGGTTGAGGACAGACCAAGTGCCACTGAAAACGGTGATGCGAAatcagaaaagaagaagaagaaggagaagcgAAAGTTGGATAAGGAAACAGAGGAGGAGCAGCAACAGGCTTCAGAAATGTTAAATGGAGAAGTAAACGGGGAGGAAGAAGCaggcaagaagaagaagaaaaagaagagcaaGGAGGAGGATCATGTTGCTGCAGAAGATagcaagaagaaaaagaagaagaagtcgaAAAGCGAAGATGCCGAATAG
- the LOC111780428 gene encoding argininosuccinate synthase, chloroplastic-like isoform X1 yields the protein MTTRLNKVVLAYSGGLDTSVIVPWLREKYGCEVVCFTADVGQGVMELDGLEAKAKASGASQLVVRDLRDEFVEDYVFPCLRAGAIYERKYLLGTSMARPVIAKAMVDVAKEVGADAVAHGCTGKGNDQVRFELTFFALNPKLRVIAPWREWDITGREDAIEYAKRHNVPVPVTKKSIYSRDRNIWHLSHEGDVLEDPTNEPKKDMFMMSVDPEDAPNQPEYVEIDFVSGLPVAVNRKKLSPASLLDHLNEIGGKHGIGRVDMVENRLVGMKSRGVYETPGGTILFTAAPELESLTLDRETIQVKDSLALKYAELVYAGRWFDPLRVAMDGFMEKITATTSGRVRLKLYRGSVTVAGLKSPNSLYRQDISSFENGDVYNQADAAGFIHLYGLPTRVRAMLEHGI from the exons ATGACCACTAGATTGAACAAAGTTGTTTTAGCTTATAGCGGTGGGTTGGACACGTCTGTTATCGTGCCGTGGCTGAG AGAGAAGTACGGGTGTGAGGTTGTTTGCTTCACTGCTGATGTTGGGCAA GGAGTGATGGAATTGGATGGTTTGGAAGCGAAGGCCAAAGCAAGCGGAGCCTCTCAACTTGTTGTGAGAGACCTGAGGGATGAATTTGTCGAAGACTACGTGTTCCCATGCTTGCGAGCTGGTGCCATTTATGAGAGGAAATACTTGCTTGGCACTTCCATGGCTCGCCCTGTCATCGCCAAG GCCATGGTGGATGTTGCCAAAGAAGTTGGAGCTGATGCTGTTGCTCATGGTTGCACAGGGAAAGGGAATGATCAG GTACGGTTTGAACTCACATTCTTTGCTCTGAACCCCAAACTACGTGTTATAGCTCCCTGGAGAGAATGGGACATTACTGGAAGAGAAGATGCCATTGAATATGCCAAGAGGCATAACGTGCCCGTCCCCGTCACGAAGAAATCGATATACAGTCGAGACCGGAATATTTGGCACCTTAGTCATGAG GGTGACGTTTTGGAAGATCCTACTAATGAGCCAAAGAAGGACATGTTCATGATGTCTGTTGATCCCGAGGATGCTCCGAACCAACCCGA ATATGTTGAGATTGATTTTGTCTCGGGACTTCCTGTTGCTGTCAATAGAAAAAAGCTGTCACCAGCTTCCCTTCTTGACCACCTCAACGAGATTGGCGGGAAACACGGCATCGGCCGAGTCGACATGGTCGAAAACCGCCTCGTCGGCATGAAGAGCCGAGGTGTGTACGAAACACCAGGAGGAACCATCCTATTCACAGCTGCGCCTGAGCTTGAGTCCTTAACACTCGACCGCGAGACCATACAAGTCAAGGACTCACTTGCCCTCAAGTATGCGGAGCTGGTGTACGCAGGCCGATGGTTCGACCCACTACGAGTGGCCATGGATGGATTCATGGAGAAAATAACCGCAACAACAAGTGGAAGAGTCAGGCTCAAGCTGTACAGAGGTTCGGTGACCGTGGCTGGGCTGAAAAGCCCGAACAGCCTGTACAGGCAAGACATATCCTCGTTTGAGAACGGGGATGTCTACAACCAGGCTGATGCTGCTGGGTTCATTCATCTCTACGGCCTCCCAACCAGGGTCCGAGCAATGCTTGAACATGGAATCTAA
- the LOC111779658 gene encoding adenylate kinase 4-like, with product MASSSGSATLEDVPSIDLMSELLRRMKCASKPDKRLILIGPPGSGKGTQSPIIKDEYCLCHLATGDMLRAAVAAKTPLGIKAKEAMDNGGLVSDDLVVGIIDEAVKKPSCQKGFILDGFPRTVVQAQKLDQMLEKQGTKIDTVLNFTIDDAILEERITGRWIHPSSGRSYHTKFAPPKVAGVDDVTGEPLIQRKDDTAAVLKSRLEAFHKQTEPVIDYYSKKKIVAELQAEKPPKEVAEEIQKVLSS from the exons ATGGCCAGTAGTTCTGGATCAGCGACATTAGAAGATGTCCCCTCCATCGATCTCATGTCCGAGCTCCTCCGTCGCATGAAGTGCGCTTCAAAACCCGACAAGCGCCTCATTCTCATTG GTCCACCTGGATCAGGAAAAGGCACCCAATCGCCAATCATCAAGGATGAATACTGCTTGTGTCACTTGGCTACTGGTGATATGTTAAGAGCTGCTGTTGCTGCAAAAACCCCACTTGGCATTAAGGCTAAGGAGGCTATGGACAAc ggTGGACTTGTGTCTGATGACTTGGTTGTTGGCATCATAGATGAAGCAGTCAAGAAGCCTTCATGTCAGAAAGGTTTCATTCTTGATGGATTTCCTAGAACAGTAGTCCAAGCACAGAAG CTCGATCAGATGCTAGAAAAGCAGGGTACTAAAATTGATACGGTGCTTAACTTTACCATTGATGATGCGATCTTGGAGGAGAGGATTACAGGACGATGGATACACCCATCAAGCGGAAGGTCTTACCACACGAAATTTGCTCCTCCAAAGGTTGCTGGTGTTGATGAT GTCACGGGGGAACCTTTGATTCAACGAAAGGATGATACTGCAGCAGTTCTTAAATCTCGGCTGGAGGCTTTCCACAAGCAAACAGAGCCG GTGATTGATTACTAttccaagaagaaaattgtcGCAGAGCTTCAAGCAGAGAAGCCTCCCAAAGAGGTAGCAGAAGAGATTCAGAAAGTGCTCTCATCCTAG
- the LOC111780295 gene encoding mitochondrial pyruvate carrier 1-like, whose product MSSFRSFLNSPVGPKTTHFWGPVANFGFVAAGLADVKKPADMISGRMTAVLCVYSLLCMRFGYMVRPRNYLIVGCHGANETVQLYLLSRWAMGKRETLNHSNE is encoded by the exons ATGTCTTCTTTCCGCTCTTTCCTCAACAGCCCTGTTGGCCCTAAAACAACTCATTTTTGGGGGCCTGTTGCTAACTTTGGTTTCGTTGCTGCT GGGCTTGCAGATGTGAAAAAACCCGCCGATATGATTTCTGGCAGAATGACGGCAG TTTTGTGCGTGTATTCGTTGCTATGCATGAGATTTGGGTACATGGTTCGGCCTAGGAACTATCTGATTGTGGGATGTCATGGTGCCAATGAGACTGTTCAGCTCTATCTTCTCTCTCGTTGGGCGATGGGCAAGCGAGAGACTCTAAATCATAGCAACGAGTAG
- the LOC111780641 gene encoding transcription factor GTE10-like isoform X1 codes for MAPTVPIEFAGQKESRKYSFSQAMGKSRKYSKGLSFGFVPDYRHAVETVGESEGFGSSGRMDTGISTLDDSRAIKRKRVSMNAEGHDCFGAPLQVFSLSTLSRSERKDLEIRLKLELEQVRVLQKKASNVSSIFAVSSSCNNQSSSDQHRVAPPETFNRSSETVPPAKKLLPSGRNGPSAKRSSSGRFESIKPVVVSASSTATLKQCEQLLQRLMSHQFGWVFNTPVDVVKLNIPDYFNVIKHPMDLGTVKSKIAAGEYTHPVDFAADVRLTFSNAMTYNPPGNDVHTMAKTLSKYFEVRWRTIEKKLPVTTEEQRQVPSASIVHKEAESTLPVPPSKKTKIPTNEPDVQLNTVVKIMTDQQKHKLSVELEALLGELPESIIDFLKEHSSNSQAGEDEIEIDIDALSDDTLFELRKLLDDYMMEKQERTKVEPCVVELRNESGFSNSSVPPCKGDDPIDEDVDIVGGNDPPVSSYPPIEIEKDAVRRDSKCSNSSSSSSESGSSSSDSGSESLSGSESNAAKALDSNVAPKEILCSETNVDQKQCELGDIEIRNYEESGTGLVEQTTQANTNTIEMDSYQEEGESAPSKRQVSPDRLYRAALLRNRFADTILKAREKALEKGEKRDPEKVRMEREELERQQREEKARLQAEAKAAEDARRKAEAEAAAEAKKKRELDREAARQALLKMEKTVDINENSQFMEDLEMLRASNDEHLPNFTEESSPEHSQNGFGSFKLQGSNPLEQLGLYMKVDEEDEEDEREPPPQSVNKPANDVEEGEID; via the exons ATGGCTCCGACTGTTCCTATAGAGTTTGCTGGACAGAAGGAATCTCGTAAGTATTCATTCTCACAGGCAATGGGGAAATCGAGGAAATATTCCAAAGggctttcttttggttttgttcCAGATTACCGACATGCTGTGGAAACTGTTGGCGAATCAGAAGGGTTTGGGAGCTCTGGACGAATGGATACTGGAATCTCTACTCTTGATGATTCACGGGCCATTAAGAGGAAACGTGTTAGTATGAATGCAGAGGGTCACGATTGTTTTGGTGCTCCGCTTCAAGTTTTTTCTCTATCAACATTGTCTCGATCTGAAAGGAAGGATTTAGAGATAAGGTTAAAGTTAGAACTTGAGCAGGTTCGGGTGCTGCAAAAGAAAGCTTCTAATGTTAGTTCAATTTTTGCCGTCTCATCATCTTGTAATAATCAGAGCTCCAGTGATCAGCACAGGGTAGCTCCCCCAGAGACTTTTAATAGGTCATCCGAGACAGTTCCTCCTGCTAAAAAGCTACTGCCCTCTGGGCGCAATGGCCCTTCTGCTAAAAGGAGCTCATCTGGGCGTTTTGAGTCGATTAAACCAGTTGTTGTGTCTGCTTCCTCGACAGCGACATTGAAACAATGTGAACAGCTGCTGCAACGTTTGATGTCGCATCAATTTGGTTGGGTTTTTAACACCCCAGTGGATGTGGTTAAATTGAATATTCCAGATTACTTTAATGTTATAAAGCATCCAATGGACTTGGGCACTGTGAAGTCGAAGATTGCTGCAGGAGAATACACACATCCTGTGGATTTTGCTGCCGATGTTCGGCTTACTTTCTCAAATGCAATGACTTACAACCCTCCCGGGAATGATGTCCATACCATGGCTAAGACACtaagtaaatattttgaagttaGATGGAGAACTATAGAGAAGAAGCTCCCTGTAACAACTGAAGAACAACGTCAAGTACCTTCAGCCTCAATTGTTCATAAGGAAGCTGAAAGTACTCTGCCCGTGCCACcttcaaaaaagacaaaaataccTACAAATGAACCTGATGTTCAACTAAACACTGTGGTAAAAATCATGACTGACCAGCAGAAGCATAAACTAAGTGTAGAGTTGGAGGCTTTGCTAGGAGAGTTGCCTGAAAGCATCATTGATTTCCTAAAGGAGCACAGTTCTAATTCTCAAGCTGGCGAGGATGAGATTGAAATTGACATCGATGCTCTTAGTGATGATACCTTGTTTGAATTGAGGAAGCTACTGGACGATTATATGATGGAAAAGCAGGAGCGCACAAAGGTTGAACCATGTGTAGTGGAg CTTCGTAACGAATCTGGCTTTAGCAATTCATCGGTGCCACCTTGTAAAG gAGACGATCCTATTGACGAGGATGTTGACATTGTTGGTGGAAATGACCCCCCTGTTTCAAGCTATCCTCCAATAGAGATAGAGAAAGATGCCGTCCGTAGAGATAGTAAATGCAGTAATTCCAGTAGCTCGAGTAGTGAATCAGGTTCATCATCTAGTG ATTCTGGCTCAGAAAGTTTATCGGGAAGTGAATCTAATGCTGCTAAAGCTTTAGATAGTAATGTGGCTCCAAAG GAAATTTTGTGTTCTGAAACAAATGTGGATCAGAAGCAATGTGAACTTGGAGAtatagaaattagaaatt ATGAAGAGAGTGGGACTGGTCTAGTTGAGCAAACCACCCAGGCTAATACAAACACGATTGAGATGGATAGCTACCAAGAGGAGG GGGAGAGTGCTCCATCTAAGAGGCAAGTCTCCCCCGACAGGCTTTACCGTGCAGCTTTATTAAGGAATCGTTTTGCTGACACAATACTGAAAGCTCGAGAAAAGGCTCTTGAAAAG GGTGAGAAGAGGGATCCTGAAAAAGTGCGAATGGAGAGGGAAGAACTTGAGAGACAACAAAGAGAAG AGAAAGCCCGGTTGCAAGCAGAGGCAAAAGCTGCAGAGGATGCTCGCAGGAAGGCGGAAGCTGAAGCTGCGGCTGAAGCTAAGAAGAAAAGGGAGTTGGATAGGGAAGCTGCACGTCAGGCTCTACTCAAG ATGGAGAAGACTGTTGATATTAACGAGAACAGTCAATTCATGGAGGATCTAGAAATGCTTAGGGCTTCCAACGACGAGCACCTACCGAACTTCACAGAGGAGTCCAGCCCAGAACATTCTCAGAATGGATTTGGCAGTTTCAAGCTTCAAGGTAGTAACCCCTTGGAACAACTTGGCTTGTACATGAAGGTGGATGAGGAAGATGAGGAGGATGAAAGGGAACCACCCCCCCAAAGTGTTAATAAGCCAGCAAATGAtgttgaagaaggagaaattgATTAG